A window of Pirellulales bacterium genomic DNA:
CGCGAGATTGCCGATATGGCCAAGGCCGCGAGCGACGCGCCACAGGTGGGCGTCATCATGGGCAGCAAATCCGACTGGGAAACGCTGCGCGCGGCCGACGAAATCCTCACCCAATTTGGCGTTGCCCACGAGTGCCGCATCGTTTCGGCCCATCGCACTCCCGATGCGATGCGCGACTACGCGCAGTCGGCCGAACAGCGCGGTCTGAAGGTGATTATCGCCGGCGCTGGCGGCGCGGCGCACCTGCCGGGCATGGTCGCCTCGCACACCACGCTGCCGGTGCTCGG
This region includes:
- the purE gene encoding 5-(carboxyamino)imidazole ribonucleotide mutase, with product MGSKSDWETLRAADEILTQFGVAHECRIVSAHRTPDAMRDYAQSAEQRGLKVIIAGAGGAAHLPGMVASHTTLPVLGVPVESQSLKGLDSLLSIVQMPGGIPVATLAIGKAGAKNAALLAISILAGEQPALRDKLTAFRAEQARRVSEETLP